One Plasmodium sp. gorilla clade G2 genome assembly, chromosome: 12 genomic window carries:
- a CDS encoding elongation factor G yields the protein MIILKHILYKNNGMRFLEKNIPYKVSEFYFRPLCKFSSYSINNLRNIGISAHIDAGKTTLTERILYYTGKIKSIHEVRGSDGIGATMDSMELEREKGITIQSATTNCVWDVNNKKYNINIIDTPGHVDFTIEVERSLRVLDSAILVICGVSGVQSQTLTVNRQMDRYHIPRILFINKLDRDGANVERTLNTIEKRLNLNTILLQMPIGIEQKFKGVYDLIDRKGYLFKGKNGIILNEINNKEEILSIDNSFSFEMMELLRNRIFEKLADVDDEFAEIYLNNDINDISKNDIYLSVRKSTIKNLVTPICLGSAKNNVGVQILLNYVCDFLPSPKEINNYGYIYSDIQDEKKKNNDIDSGMENASPYQSDGHNDITIINYNNNNNNNNNNNNNNFDCTPKDEYQDAKNKSRKKVQLLCDNNLPMVGFLFKIQEDAIYGQMSYFRIYQGKIKKKEMITNMMTNKKEVIKKIMKMHSNMAQEVNEACAGDIVAISGINGSTGTTYTNGINSNLHLLNIFIPKPVISVAVEILKKGDMTKLTKALNKFTKEDPTFYVKTDEQTKETIFEGIGELQLEIYKERLKREFNINVNLKNPKINFKETITKPFECSYTYKKQKGGAGLYAHVHAIFETISDNYNDTTHCTFVNEVIGNDLPKNFILSIEKAFKEQIEKGYLYNSEIINMKMRLIGGKIHEVDSNDLAFKKATINLIKENYQNFCPVLLEPIMLVEIISNYEHQSNILTSITKRKGLVNNIVNNLNIIYIYADIPLKHMFNYINEIRAITQGQGTYTMEFSRYEQVSKNDLDEILKQKNTS from the coding sequence atgattattttgaaacacattttatataaaaataatggaaTGCGATttcttgaaaaaaatattccttATAAAGTTTctgaattttattttaggCCTTTATGTAAGTTTTCATCGTACtctataaataatttgaGAAACATAGGTATAAGTGCTCATATTGATGCTGGTAAAACTACATTAACAGAAAGGATATTATATTACACaggtaaaataaaaagtatacATGAAGTACGTGGTAGTGATGGAATAGGTGCAACTATGGATTCTATGGAATTAGAAAGAGAAAAAGGTATAACTATTCAATCAGCTACTACGAATTGTGTATGggatgtaaataataaaaaatataatataaatattattgataCTCCTGGTCATGTTGATTTTACTATAGAAGTTGAAAGATCCTTACGTGTTTTAGATTCAGCAATTCTAGTTATATGTGGCGTTTCAGGTGTTCAAAGTCAGACCTTAACAGTAAATAGACAAATGGATAGATATCATATACCtagaatattatttataaataaattagatAGAGATGGTGCTAACGTAGAAAGGACTTTAAATACTATTGAGAAAagattaaatttaaatactatattattacaaatgCCTATAGGGATTGAACAGAAATTTAAAGGTGTATATGATTTAATTGATAGAAAAGGGTACTTATTCAAAGGAAAAAAtggtattattttaaatgaaataaataataaagaagaaatattatcaatagATAATTCCTTTTCTTTTGAAATGATGGAATTATTAAGAAATCgtatatttgaaaaattagCAGATGTAGATGATGAATTTgctgaaatatatttaaataatgatattaatgatataagtaaaaatgatatttatttatctgtTCGTAAATCTACTATTAAAAATCTAGTTACTCCTATATGTTTAGGAAGTGCCAAAAATAATGTAGGAGTTCAAATTTTGTTAAATTATGTATGTGACTTTTTACCCTCAccaaaagaaataaataattatggatatatatattcagaTATACAagacgaaaaaaaaaaaaataatgatattgaCAGTGGCATGGAAAATGCGTCACCATATCAAAGTGACGGTCACAATGATATaactattataaattataacaacaataataataataataataataataataataataattttgattgTACACCTAAAGATGAATATCAAGATGCTAAGAATAAATCGAGGAAAAAGGTGCAATTATtatgtgataataatttaccTATGGTAGGATTCTTATTCAAAATACAAGAAGATGCGATATATGGGCAAATGAGCTATTTCAGAATATATcaaggaaaaataaaaaaaaaagaaatgataaCAAATATGATgacaaacaaaaaagaagtaataaaaaaaattatgaaaatgcATTCTAATATGGCTCAAGAAGTTAATGAAGCATGTGCAGGAGATATAGTTGCTATTAGTGGTATTAACGGTTCAACAGGAACAACTTATACAAATGGTATCAACAGTAATctacatttattaaatattttcataccTAAACCTGTTATATCTGTTGCTGttgaaattttaaaaaaaggtGATATGACAAAACTAACTAAagcattaaataaatttacaaAAGAAGATCCAACCTTCTATGTAAAAACAGATGAACAAACAAAAGAAACAATTTTTGAAGGTATAGGAGAATTACaattagaaatatataaagaaagatTAAAAAGagaatttaatattaatgtcaatttaaaaaatccaaaaattaattttaaagaaaCAATTACTAAACCTTTTGAATgctcatatacatataaaaaacaaaaaggagGAGCAGGATTATATGCACATGTACATGCTATTTTTGAAACCATAtcagataattataatgatactACACATTGTACTTTTGTCAATGAAGTTATAGGAAATGATCTaccaaaaaattttatactcTCCATAGAAAAAGCATTTAAAGAACAAATTGAAAAAGGATATCTATACAATTCTGAAATTATCAATATGAAAATGAGATTAATAGGTGGTAAAATTCATGAAGTTGATAGTAATGATTTAGCTTTTAAAAAAGCTACCATTAATCTAATCAAAgaaaattatcaaaatttCTGTCCAGTTCTTCTAGAACCTATTATGCTTGTGGAAATTATTTCCAATTATGAACATCAAAGTAATATTTTAACTAGTATTACAAAAAGAAAGGGACTAgtaaataatattgttaataacttaaatattatatatatttatgcagATATACCATTAAAACATatgtttaattatataaatgaaattagAGCTATTACTCAAGGACAAGGTACATATACCATGGAATTCTCAAGATATGAACAAGTCAGCAAAAATGATCTTGATGAAATATTAAAGCAAAAAAATacatcataa